The Acidobacteriota bacterium genome contains the following window.
ATGACGGGATCACCGGCCCTTGATTCGTGACGGTCACGAGAACCTTCGAACCGTCGCTTCTTGCCACGACTTCGATGGCACTGCATTCATCACCATGCTCGATCGCGTTACTGACCAGGTTGGACACAACCTGCCGGAGTCGCGCAGCATCCCACTGCCCAGTGACGTCGCCGACCGCCTCGAAGTGCACCCTGCAATCAGGATGGGCGGCTCGGAGCTCTTCCAATACCTTCTGGAAAAGGTTGCGGAGATCCACTGGCGCGACAGAAAGCGGCATGCCGGCACCGAGCCGCGTTCGCGTGAAGTCGAGCAGATCGTGAATCATCCCGGTCATCACCTGGCCGAAGCCCGCCATCCGTGAGGCGATTTGGGTGTTCTCTTCGTCGAGCTGCCCCGATCGCGCCAACAGATCAGCCGAAAGCATCATCGAGTTCAGCGGCGTGCGTAGGTCGTGACCCAACGTAGCAAGAAAGAGCTCGCGGGATTCATCGACACGACTCGTGTAACTTCTTACAGCTTCGGCAAGCGACTGGTCCATGGACTCGTTGAATCGGGTGAGGTCCTCCAGGTCACGTTCGTCGGCATCGCGAACTTCTCCCTCCCAAAGTCGGAGCACGCTGGCGCGTAAGGCGCGATACTCGGATACGACCTCGATGAGGTTGAAACCCTCGCCCAGTCTCTCGATGGCGTGCTCATGGGAAGCGCTATCCAGATGCTCACTCTCGGCACCCCCGCCGCCGTGGCCCTTGGATTTCGCAGATTGCTGCTGCGGAGTCTGAGAAGAGACCATGTCGTCTGCAGTGACGCGAAGGATGCCCTCGGCATGGTCCCGGAGCGCGACTACGCTCAACTCGGAGCCTGGCGTCAGGTTGCGTGCAAACTCTTCCCACTCGGCGAGGATTGCCTCCAGGTTCGAGAGAATGAAATCAGCTAAGCGCATGCGACTTCGAGTCACGATCGTCACCACCCAGGGCGTCGATATGACGCGAGGGCGATGCGTCGTGTGCTGCTGGCACGCAGAGCCTACCGAGCAGTAATAGAATCTACGATTTACACCGGAGGGTCAACGGCGGCATGACCGTTAGCTGAATGACTGCCCGGAGTTTCAAAGGCTGTGATCGCCCGTCAACCGTTCCATGGCCTAAAGTTGCATACGGTCCGAAGCCACGTGGCGATGCCGGGAATGATGATAACCGTCCGCGCGGCGATGAGGTGGCTACTGGCCAAACAGCGGACGATGTCTTAGCGAAGGTGAAGCTCCGCTCTCGCGGTCAACATCTCGTGAGCCGTCAATGGGCTCGCTATCCGGCCTTGCGAGCGAGGTAAGCCTTGATTCTGGACCAGTAGTGGTCGCGCCAGGCCTGTTCGGTCTCCGGGATCAGCTCTTTCGGAACGCCGCGATGGACCAGCACCAAGTCGGTCCCGCCATCAGGCGTTGCCGTCAGCGTCACCGCAGCCATCGAGAAGATGCCCTCGGGGAATCGGCGATGACGCCAGGCCTGAACGATGCGTCGCCCGGGAACGAGGTCGACGTTGATTCCGGTGACATCACTCTCACCGATGGAGAACATCCCGCCAATCTTCCTGCTGATACTCGCCTGCCTGCCGGTGAATGCGCTGTGCTTTCGCGAGTCCGCCAGCAGATCGTAGACGGTCGCCGGATCCGCCTTGAACTTCACGCGCTGCTTGATGGTCTTGCACATGGTTACCTCCTCTGCCCGTTCCAGCGTATCTCCTTCAACGGCCGAACGTCGATCAGCGATCGTCAGCGACACGGTGAGTCGCGACATCTGAAGGCCCCGGAGAGCTGGCTGGGAGGCAGGGACGAAGTTCGAACCGCACTGCTGCCGTGCCGTCCGTGATGCGTCCGCGACCACCAGAGCGCGGATGCTGTCGTCCGGACAAACCGGCCGCCGCTCTCAGCTGCGGTCGCGGGGCGGAAGAGGGCCGCCGGAAAGCGACATGTAGGTGAGCTCGGGCCTGCAGTTGATTCTGATCGGAGCATCACTGAAGCCGACTCCACGGTTCACGTAGAGCCGGTTGCCCGGCTGCCCGAACGACGGGTCGGCGATCCATCCATCGGCGTGGGTCTCGCCCTCCCGCACGATCGATATCCAGCTCCAGTGCGAAGACCAGGGGAGGCGGATCTGTCCTCCATGGGTATGTGCCGCCAGCGCCAGCGGTGCGGCGCCTGCAGGCAGTCGGGTGAACGACTCCGGGTTGTGCATGAACACCACTCTTGGGGCCGCGAATGGAACCTGCCGCAGTGCTTCAGTGGGATTCGCCTTTCCCGCCCACTCGGAGCCGATACCGACCAGGTACAACGGCTCAACGCCCTCGCGCTCACCCGTGCGATTCAGAGCGAGGGCTTCATTCTCGAGCACGCGCGCTCCCGCACGTTTCAACGCCTCCTCGACCGCACGTGCGAGCTGATCGTTGCGAGTGTCGTCGTCGACGTCGACGGAGTAATCGTGGTTCCCCAGCACGGCGAACGTCGGGATTCCCGCAGACTTCAGGGGCGAGACAATCTCGACGACGGTCTCCAGCTGCTCGGAGGAATCAGCGGCGGCCTTGTACACGAAGTCTCCTGCGAGCAGAACCGCCGCCGGCCGCGCCTCGACCACCTGTCGAATCATTCGTCGTGCAGTTCCTGTGTTGGCTCCCCACATCCCCACCTGATAGTCGGCAAGAACAGCGATACGTTGTCCCTCCCATTCATCCGGAAGACCGGGGATGACCCCACTCTCCTGCCTCGTATCGATCAGCCTGGGCTCGATGAGGAACCCCCAGACGGCCAGGCAAATGACGACGCCAAGGAGCGTGTAGCCCGCGTACTTTATCAAGCGCACCCGGTGATCCCTCGAGTGCTCACGACGCACAAGGGAGGCGAATGGTAAATGTCGCTCCCTTCCCCTCCCCCTCACTCCTCACCTCGACCGAGCCGCGGTGCAATTCGATGATGTGCTTGACGATGGAGAGTCCGAGACCGAGCCCGGCGAATCGCCTTTCCGTAGCCTGGGCCCGTTGCTCGAAGACGTGGGGGAGAAACTCCGCTGAGATCCCCTCGCCCGTGTCGGACACCGCGATGATCCCGAACGACCCGTCGCGCGACAAACGGGTTTCGATCGAGCCGCCGGCCGGAGTGAATTTGACGGCATTGTTGAGGAGGTTGCTGAGTACCTGACGCAGGCGCGCCACGTCGGCGTCGACGAAGACGGGCTCGTCGACTTGTTTTCTGAGCGAGATGTCATTGGCCACTGCGATGGGCCGCATGCCGCTCACGCTGTCCTCGATGACGTCCCGCAGATCGACCCTCTCCGCGGTGATGGCGAATTTGTTGGTGATGATCCGCGAGACATCGAGCAAGTCGTCGATCAGTTGAGCCTGAACCGAAGCGCTGCTCGCAATGGAGCGCGCCGCTTCCGAGATCAGCGGGGCATCAGGACTATCCGCCAGCAGCTGCGCCCATCCCGTGATCGACGTCAGAGGCGCACGCAGCTCGTGCGAGACGGCGCTGAAAAAATCGTCCTTCGCCTCAATGGCGTTCCTCGCCTCCTCGTACAACTGATTCATCTGCTCGGCCAGCGACTGGGATCGAACGTTGGCCACGACGAGATTCCCGTTGGC
Protein-coding sequences here:
- a CDS encoding sensor histidine kinase gives rise to the protein MRLADFILSNLEAILAEWEEFARNLTPGSELSVVALRDHAEGILRVTADDMVSSQTPQQQSAKSKGHGGGGAESEHLDSASHEHAIERLGEGFNLIEVVSEYRALRASVLRLWEGEVRDADERDLEDLTRFNESMDQSLAEAVRSYTSRVDESRELFLATLGHDLRTPLNSMMLSADLLARSGQLDEENTQIASRMAGFGQVMTGMIHDLLDFTRTRLGAGMPLSVAPVDLRNLFQKVLEELRAAHPDCRVHFEAVGDVTGQWDAARLRQVVSNLVSNAIEHGDECSAIEVVARSDGSKVLVTVTNQGPVIPSSALPTLFDPFIRATSMPGSNYRRGGIGLGLYIARQIVIAHGGTIEVASSESTGTVFSVCLPRQVEKETRAPTE
- a CDS encoding SRPBCC domain-containing protein produces the protein MCKTIKQRVKFKADPATVYDLLADSRKHSAFTGRQASISRKIGGMFSIGESDVTGINVDLVPGRRIVQAWRHRRFPEGIFSMAAVTLTATPDGGTDLVLVHRGVPKELIPETEQAWRDHYWSRIKAYLARKAG
- a CDS encoding metallophosphoesterase, which encodes MRLIKYAGYTLLGVVICLAVWGFLIEPRLIDTRQESGVIPGLPDEWEGQRIAVLADYQVGMWGANTGTARRMIRQVVEARPAAVLLAGDFVYKAAADSSEQLETVVEIVSPLKSAGIPTFAVLGNHDYSVDVDDDTRNDQLARAVEEALKRAGARVLENEALALNRTGEREGVEPLYLVGIGSEWAGKANPTEALRQVPFAAPRVVFMHNPESFTRLPAGAAPLALAAHTHGGQIRLPWSSHWSWISIVREGETHADGWIADPSFGQPGNRLYVNRGVGFSDAPIRINCRPELTYMSLSGGPLPPRDRS
- a CDS encoding HAMP domain-containing histidine kinase, producing the protein MPKRRKDHSERDPDAQVRKREQALQSREDAIEAQEAQLESREQTADDVRAELEGLMDALREANGNLVVANVRSQSLAEQMNQLYEEARNAIEAKDDFFSAVSHELRAPLTSITGWAQLLADSPDAPLISEAARSIASSASVQAQLIDDLLDVSRIITNKFAITAERVDLRDVIEDSVSGMRPIAVANDISLRKQVDEPVFVDADVARLRQVLSNLLNNAVKFTPAGGSIETRLSRDGSFGIIAVSDTGEGISAEFLPHVFEQRAQATERRFAGLGLGLSIVKHIIELHRGSVEVRSEGEGKGATFTIRLPCAS